A single window of Neospora caninum Liverpool complete genome, chromosome XII DNA harbors:
- a CDS encoding Alr1799 protein, related, whose product MGNTVQSPRGRHYGYSSMPSGPRLDSPLHMNARCGGGCPYPALSSESRYSMMCCQSNGRKMEQFKTREEALATARFYRDRNFDLALHAYSAALDFPSASATPHSAPGRRRVEIIQLSDDLRGPRATDEACEKNSCGDYQRDASLAKAEICSASTALSVGGSNSRLQSEELEGPFEEKGESSAGRAASLPAGVSLIVPLEPREDAPPRLGAGRFFQSSSSSLALECAAAAGAENEADLSNAKICDEIAQLYLSRGDKEDALRYYNRAVNLAPSVVVFIYRRGVVLQLLGQEEAAVLAFRRALQVDPDYKAALFNLGTCLMRREEGREEALCIFQKLAALEPADDQVLSLVAHCYEMDSRFEEALAYRQRVVQLDPQNFRANRELKQLKQQISKENGHFGAARLRKATTVS is encoded by the exons ATGGGAAACACAGTCCAGAGTCCTCGCGGCCGACACTACGGCTACTCCAGCATGCCGAGTGGACCCCGGCTGGATTCGCCGCTCCACATGAACGCACGCTGCGGCGGAGGCTGCCCATACCCCGCCTTGTCTTCGGAGAGTCGATACAGCATGATGTGTTGCCAGTCCAATGGCCGAAAGATGGAACAGTTCAAAACCCG AGAGGAGGCTCTTGCGACGGCGCGTTTTTACCGGGACCGGAACTTCGACTTGGCCTTGCACGCATACAGCGCAGCCTTGGATTTCCCGTCGGCGAGTGCGACTCCGCACAGCGCGCCAGGTAGACGCCGCGTGGAGATCATCCAGCTGTCAGACGACCTGCGCGGGCCCCGGGCGACTGACGAGGCCTGCGAGAAGAACTCGTGCGGGGACTACCAGCGGGACGCGTCTTTGGCGAAGGCCGAGATCTGCAGCGCGTCCACGGCGTTGTCTGTGGGAGGCAGCAACTCGCGGCTGCAGTCCGAAGAGCTCGAAGGGCCGttcgaagagaaaggggagtCAAGTGCGGGGCGCGCGGCTTCCCTGCctgccggcgtctccctcaTTGTGCCCCTGGAGccgcgcgaggacgcgcctCCCAGGCTCGGCGCTGGACGGTTCTTCCAGAGCAGTTCGAGCTCACTTGCCCTCGAGtgcgcagcggctgcaggaGCTGAGAACGAGGCGGACCTCTCGAACGCAAAGATCTGCGACGAAATCGCCCAACTGTACCTCTCgcgcggagacaaagaggacgCACTGCGGTACTACAACCGCGCCGTCAACCTCGCCCCCTCAGTCGTCGTGTTCATCTACCGCCGAGGCGTCGTTTTGCAGCTCCTCGGCCAAGAGGAAGCGgctgtcctcgccttccgacGCGCGCTGCAGGTTGACCCCGACTATAAGGCCGCGCTGTTCAATCTCGGCACCTGCCTCATGCgtagagaagaaggccgcgaggAGGCACTCTGCATCTTCCAAAAACTCGCGGCGCTCGAGCCCGCCGACGACCAG GTCTTGTCGCTTGTCGCGCACTGCTACGAGATGGACAGTCGATTCGAGGAGGCTCTGGCGTACAGGCAGCGAGTCGTCCAGCTGGATCCACAGAACTTCCGCGCAAACCGCGAACTGAAGCAACTGAAGCAGCAGATTTCGAAGGAGAATGGCCACTTTGGCGCGGCAAGGCTCAGGAAAGCCACCACCGTCAGTTAA